In Deinococcus aestuarii, a single genomic region encodes these proteins:
- a CDS encoding P1 family peptidase: MRLRDLGLPLVLFGPLSPGPLNAITDVPGVRVGHTTLIEGEGPLEVGRGPVCTGVTVVQPRPGLTRDQPCFAGVVRFNGNGDLSGAEWLRENGTLTTPVALTNTHALGTVRDAMITWEGRRRADTGLYWCMPVVGETFDGTLNDIWGAHVRAEHVWAALDGAVGGPVPEGNVGGGTGMICHGFKGGTGTSSRAVSVGGETYTVGALVQANQGRRPELRVLGLPVGRVLTEDRVPTPWSAPTPGSGSIVVVLATDAPLLPGQCERLARRAGIGLARTGGGCDDSSGDFFVCFATGNAGLPVADYARGHHGRQEVRMVSNDTLSLLFHAAAEATEEAILNALLEARTLSGVNGRTAHALTPDLLRWALRELALGGAHSGA; the protein is encoded by the coding sequence ATGCGCCTGCGCGACCTCGGTCTGCCTCTCGTCCTCTTCGGCCCGCTCTCTCCGGGGCCTCTGAACGCCATCACCGACGTCCCGGGGGTGCGGGTGGGTCACACCACCCTGATCGAGGGCGAGGGGCCGCTGGAGGTGGGCCGTGGGCCCGTGTGCACCGGGGTGACCGTGGTCCAGCCGCGCCCGGGGCTCACCCGGGATCAACCCTGTTTCGCGGGCGTGGTGCGCTTCAACGGCAACGGCGACCTGAGCGGCGCCGAGTGGCTTCGTGAGAACGGTACCCTCACCACGCCGGTCGCCCTGACGAATACCCACGCCCTGGGCACCGTGCGCGACGCCATGATCACCTGGGAGGGCCGTCGCCGCGCGGACACGGGCCTCTACTGGTGCATGCCGGTGGTGGGCGAGACCTTCGACGGCACCCTCAACGACATCTGGGGAGCGCATGTCCGCGCCGAGCATGTCTGGGCCGCCCTCGACGGGGCGGTGGGCGGGCCCGTCCCCGAGGGCAACGTGGGCGGCGGCACCGGGATGATCTGCCACGGCTTCAAGGGCGGCACCGGCACCAGCAGCCGCGCGGTGAGCGTGGGGGGCGAGACCTACACCGTGGGCGCTCTGGTGCAGGCCAACCAAGGCCGCCGCCCGGAGTTGCGGGTGCTGGGCCTGCCGGTCGGGCGGGTGCTGACCGAGGACCGGGTGCCCACCCCCTGGAGTGCTCCCACGCCCGGCAGCGGCTCCATCGTGGTCGTCCTCGCCACCGACGCCCCGTTGCTGCCGGGGCAGTGCGAGCGGCTGGCCCGGCGGGCAGGCATAGGTCTGGCGCGCACCGGGGGAGGGTGCGACGACAGCAGCGGGGACTTTTTCGTGTGTTTCGCCACCGGAAACGCGGGGCTGCCAGTCGCCGACTATGCCAGGGGTCACCACGGACGCCAGGAGGTCCGCATGGTCAGCAACGACACGCTGAGCCTGCTCTTTCACGCCGCGGCGGAGGCGACCGAGGAGGCGATCCTCAATGCCCTGCTGGAGGCCAGGACCCTGAGTGGCGTGAATGGGCGCACGGCCCACGCGCTGACGCCCGACCTCCTGCGCTGGGCGCTGAGGGAACTGGCCCTGGGCGGGGCGCACAGCGGGGCGTGA